Genomic DNA from Panthera uncia isolate 11264 unplaced genomic scaffold, Puncia_PCG_1.0 HiC_scaffold_52, whole genome shotgun sequence:
gtcaggctctgtgctgacggctcagagcctggagcctgtttcagattctgtgtctccctctctctgaccctcccccgttcatgctctgtctctctctgtctcaaaaataaataaatgttggggcgcctgggtggcgcagtcagttaagcgtccgacttcagccaggtcacgatctcgcagtccgtgagttcgagccccgcgtcaggctctgggctgatggctcggagcctggagcctgtttccgattctgtgtctccctctctctctgcccctcccccgttcatgctctgtctctctctgtcccaaaaataaataaaaaaacgttgaaaaaaaaaattttttttttttttaaataataaataaataaataaataaatgttgaaaaaaacaaacatacagtatatggaccttttttttttttttgctcctgaTTTGAACAAGccaactctgaaaaaaaaattatgaggcaatcagggaaatttaaataatttaaataataactagGTATATAATGATATGCAAGaatcattgttaattttttttaggtgtAATGATGGTTGCGgtcatatacttttaaaagtccCTATATTTTAGACACAGTGAAAGAAGCAGTGACAGTTGACAGGGTATGTGAAATTTGTTCAAAATATGcctttaaggagcacctgggtggcacagtcagttaagtgcctgactattgattttggctcaggtcatgatctcaaggatggtgggatcaagagtcaggctctgctttaacagcatggagcctgcttgggtttctctctccctctcgctctccctgcccctcccccgcttgtgtgcacatgcacacacactctctctcaaaataaataaacttaaaaaaaaaataagcctttaaGGAACAAGAGAAGTAGGTGTGgttataaatgaaaacaagattgGCCATAAACTTGTTGGCCAATCTGTTAAAGCTATTCATATCTGTTAATGCTATTCATTACACTATTTTGTCCgttttcatgtatttgaaaattcctgtttaaaaaaaaaagtagtgtaaGAACATgcaaggcagaaaaggagaaacagaataaaaatgttttaccaCCACATATAATTCATAAACACAGGCACAAATCATTGAACAAATGCCTGGGGAACAAGCCCCAAACTAAGTGAAATTTGTTGGTTCCAACTTTTTAAGAGGAAACTGGAGAAAAATGGTTAACTACATAAAGGCCAGATTTTGTcaggagataattttttttttttaatgtttataggggcgcctgggtggcgcagtcggttaagcgtccggcttcagccaggtcacgatctcgcggtccgtgagttcgagccccgcgtcaggctctgggctgatggctcggagcctggagcctgtttccgattctgtgtctccctctctctctgcccctcccccgttcatgctctgtctctctctgtcccaaaaataaataaaaaaacgttgaaaaaaaaattaaaaaaaaaatgtttatttatttatttttgagacagagggaaaacaCGTACacaagcggggaagaggcagagagagagaggaggacacagaatccgaaacaggcttcaggctctgagctgtcagtgtagaacctgacacgggtctcaaactaaggaaccatgagatcatgacctgagccaaaatcaacaatcaggcacttaaccaactgagccacccagggacctcgAGATAATTACCTTTTAAGTACTTCCTGAAGCATAAAAAGGTACactattattataaaaaaaagataggaCTGCATTCCAGAAGAAATCTCAGACATGGAAAGGGCCTCCCAAAGCTTAAACTGGTAAAACAACAAGAACCACATTTGATGACACTAACTACAGCCCACATTGttaaaaactattaaatgtgAGGGCAGAGAACAGCTGAAGGTGCTTGCTATTTTTCCTTATCAGGCAACAATAGTTTCTGCAGTCAGATATTCCAAGAGAATGCACTctactcctttagcttttgcaaTACGGGTATTTAATTATACAGGAAACAATTTCTCTACTCACCTATATTACTAAAAACTTgccctaagagaaaaaaaagactcagctTTCTGaactttaaagcatttttaaaaatttttctttcaaatgtttatttttgagagagagaaagagaaagagagagagagcgtgagcaggggaggggcagagagagagggagacacagaatctaaagcaggctccaggctctaagctgtcagcacagagcccaacaaggggcccaaactcacagactgcgagatcatgacctaagccgaagtcgaacactcaaccaactgaaccacccaggcacccctgaactttaGAACACTTTTAcacagaatttgttttttaattgtcaaaatgTACAAACCTTCAGAAAAGTTCTAATAGTTCAATGAACCCTAGATTTACCATCGTtaacctctctttcctttcttccttcttccatttgcaatttattttcagGCGTATTTCATCCCTAAAAATTTCAGCATATATCTACCTAAGAACAAGGGCATTCCCCTGCAAAACAATACAATGATCACATTTGGGAACATTAACATTGACTCATTATGATTATTTAATAGAGTCGTATTCCAATGACTCCAGCTGTCTCATTAATGTCTTTCATAGTtgtttctttgtgggttttttttttttttttacgtttatttatttttgagacagagacacagcatgaacgggggagggtcagagagagagggagacgcagaatctgaaacaggctctaggctctgagctgtcagcacagagcccgatgaggggctcgaactcacggaccgtgaaatcatgacctgagccgaagtcggtcacccaaccgactgagccacccaggcgcccctctttgcgGTATTTTAAACAACCTTAAAAACAGGTTGCTCCACAACATTAATTAGAATACTAGAAAACGGAAGTATGGAGAACGTCAGGAAACAAGAATTCCAAAGGTGTAAACTCAACCTACTGCCCACATGCCTGATTTAACTGAATTTAAAAGACTCAGAAGAGCTCAAGGATGCTCAGACTTATACTGACTACAAATGCTttcatagaaaatataattatgcatctaattttacaaagtattttaaCTCCAATGTCTCCAGTAACCACTTTCAAGCTACTTTCCTTGGCAGTCCTAGCCCAACACAACACACAAATTCCACCTTTCTTGGGGCACATGTATGGGTTCCAAGGATTACAAAAACATGATGGGAAAAGCAGGGACCTCACCTCGGCGTGGACAGAGTTGATGTGATACTTGACACCACTCTCTGACACAAATTCTTTTTGACACAGAAGACACTTGTATTTTCCAGCCACAAAGTTTccctgtttttgagagagaaagaaaagggaattacTGGTAAATTCAGGAACACATACCTGGGCCATGTGTGGGGATTGTTAGAGATGAAAAGAGGGGATTTTCCTTCAGCAAaggtaagaaggaagaaaatccaaTACAGCAATATACTTGGGAAAACCAGATTTAGGCAGACTATTACCACTAGAAATCTATCCTAATATAGTTCTGTACATaatacccccaccccctcaacacAACCTAAAGTATTCCTACTTTTATTATGTAACAAATCACCCTTTTCTATCTTCCCTAGTTTCTGTCACTTCACTTCCAGATTCTCTTGGTTCCTCTTCCCACATGATCAAACTCCTGAAGTTCACCAGAGGCACCAATGTATAATTCTTCCCGCTATAATCCACTGCTCCAAAGAGTGCCTCGCAAATCCAGATTTAGAGGTGTATTGTCCATAATGCCTAGTTTAAGGACTCAGAAACTAAGATCATGATGACAAACTCCTAAGCACTTGTGGCCAGATCTGGGTTGGATGCCTACACTCCCTTGCTGCTTTGAACTGAGATTTCTCTCCCCTCCTGAAGCTCTGAGTGTCCACGGTGCTAATTTTGTGTGAGGAGATATTTCTGAATGGAATTAAAAAGTGGCAGCAGTCCCCATGTCTGTGagtcagagggcacctgggtcaACACAGAAAAGATGCAGTGAGGTGAATATCTGTTTGCCTGACACCCAGGGCTAGAGTCTACCTCCCATCCCCAGAGGCTATATAATTCAGGTGGGATTAGAGGATCTTCATCATCCAGATAAGCACATGTAAACTGATTCTAGAAATTTTAAGGCCCAATAAACAGGGCAGGTCCAGGGCAGGACAGGCTCAGGTAGAAAAAGTTACCTCCCTGATATAGActcaaaactaataataatactttTCCTCCAACTTTTTTAATTGATAAGACTTAAGGCTATGTTGGCTTCTTCTATATCTTGGACATATCAGGACATCCCATCCAATACCAGATCAAGAATCTTTAGGACATAAAAAACTAAACAAGCCTCTGAACTTAACAGTAAACAGGGTGACTAGCTGTTCGCCTAAACTGAATTCTCTTCCATGTCAGACTTTTGTTTGAGAGATCACATTAAGATAAAGCATTCAGAAAGTTACAAACCAAGGTACAAGAGCCCAGGTGAGCCTTAAGGCCTGATACACTACTGTAGACAGCCTCACAACcctgaaagagagaagaagaaataatgtgaAGATTATACCAAACCTCATCCTTCTCTTAGCAATCTGGCCGTTCACACTGACCAACCCTACATTTAGAGGAAGAAGCCCAATAAATTGTACtacaaaccaaacagaaaaaaattcacacacaagccacaaaaggaaaaaggaaaaccatgaaaaggtatttttttaaaaaaagaagggcttAAGATATTCCCTTCCCTGATACTTTTTCTCTGActtttagagaaacagaaaattgcatggttggattttttttttttttttttttttttaaatctgccttCTTTAGTATAAATATGTCTCCTGTTTCTGGTAGATATCCTCCTTCCCAAAGTACTGTGTATACAGCTGTGGtggattaaagaaataatggaaattctcTGCCACTCTTCCCTGTAAGAAGAGGAGTCTATTCACCCTCCCTTTGAATCTGGGTTAACCCTGTGATTCCTTTGACCAATAGAATGCCATGGAAATATTGCTGAACAAATTCTGAAGCTAGGCCTGAGAGATCTACAGCTTTCATCTGCATGTTCTTGGAACACTCTAAGAAGTCAGTTGCCATGTACCCTGCTGGTAACCCACTACAACCTCATGGACAGAGAGGCCATGTGGAGAGCGAAGCTCCCAGCTCAATTAGCTGCACAGAAGCTATCTTGGACGTTCAGATCCCATCTGAGCTTGCAGCTGAATACAACCCATGAGTGATCCCAGCTGACGCCATGTTTAGCAGGAGAAGGCTCTCTGAGCCCTGCCAGAATTACTGATTCACAGAAttctgaacaaataaaataactaatgttttaagccactaaggttCAGATAACTTTGTCATGAAGGAATCAGTAACTGAGACAGAAGTTTGATAACCttgataaacatttactgaaaaaatgaatgagaaagaacCACCTGGTTAGGGCACTGAATGCGATGATATTTCTTGATATCTGACTTCCATTTGTGTAGTACTTCCTGGCTGAAGGTAGGAAGCCCAGGGCGAGTATATTTTAACTACAagacaagaaatattttattggagGAATCCAACTTCCAACCAAAATATCCCAAAAGGTTCATACCCAACTCTTTAGGTTATGTAATTCTGGAGTCTGacaaacatattttcatgtgccaaAAATATTGTAGTATGTAAGAccctttaaatacaaatttatctGAAACTGGTAAGTATAACTGTCTGTTTTTTAATCTTagaatagttttgatttttaacagagggcaggagaggagactTTCAGATATAGCACTTCATCTACAGTTTTAAAAAGCTAGTGACAGAGCATTTACACAGTTAAAATACTCATTACGAAAAAGACAAAGATACAAATATGTACTGTAAAATATAGATATACTCATAaatatggtacatatatacacatatatatacaacatatgcAACAGAAATATATGTAGATGGGGGAAAAGCTAGAAGGCTATAcctcaaaatgttaacagtagtcCTCTCTGGGTGGTAGAATTTTGAGTAGCTTTAATGATTTTTCCCTGCTTATCtgcatttctcctttttcttcaaagGTGTCATGTTaatttttggtatttaaaaaattcaggggcacctgggtggctcagtcaattgagcatccgactttggctcaggtggtgatctcgtggtttgtgagttcgagccccgtatcaggctctgtgctgacagctcatcagagcctggagcctgctttgtattctgtctcccttctgtctccctctgcccctcccctgctcatgctctgtctgtctctattttctctctcaaaaataaacatttaaaaaaaacgcAAACAAAGAAATTAAGGTTCAACCTAAAACAAAGATGTGAGAGAACTTGGGGATGGAACACATGATTTTTACTTATACTGCCCAAGCAAAATTATTCCTCACACTTGCCTTCACATGCTTGACCCAagttagtctctctctctcttttctttagatttatttatttatttatttatttatttagaacccgacgtggggctcgaactcacaaccccaagatcaagagttacatgctccaccaattgagccagccaggtgctcctaagtTAGTCTCTTCTTACAACTACTATAGTGTCCAGAAAAGAGACAGCTAGCACCTGTGGAGACAGTTCTTACAAAGTCCACCACAAGTAATAGCTGTATTTCCAGTGAGTAAACAATCCTCCTGCTTGGAAAATGGAAGTATCTGAAAAGAAGCTGATGCTCTTtctgagacagaaaaacagaaccaaaaccCAGAGGTAAGAGGAAATAAGGAAGGCAGCCTAAAGGAACTCTGCCAAATCTATAAGAGGAATcagagcacagagctggctttaTTTATAAGCACCTCCTCTCTTCTGCAGCTAGGGTATACAGGTCCATCTAAAATCCTTTTATAGTGATAAGAGAATATTTGCATAAactattatattcatataataaacTATCATGTTTACgcagctataaaaaaaagaaacgaggATAATCTCTAAGAACACATATGGAGTGATTTCCAGGATACACTTTTAAGTGAAGTAAAGCAAATTACAAAAGAGTATctatgtgagaaagaaaaagatgtaagaAAATATGCATGTATCTGGTCATCTAGCTCATAAAAATACAGGAAGGATAAAGCAGAAACTGAGTGTGGTGGTCTCTGCAGGGAGCAAGGTGGGCACAGGATGGAAACAAAAGGGTATTCAGAATGGGAAAGCTGGGAAGAGGGCAGTGCCCCTTCTATAAGATGACCTTTTGTATAGGGTCTGACTTTTAGAACTATGATAATGTTTCACATACCCCCCAAGAGAAATGACTAGTTTCAATTAAACAGGATGTAGGGGGAActcaaaatgtaaagaaaagtaaCACATGAACCTAAGGATTACAAATGAGAAGCATAATGAAGGGAGCGAGGGAGAAAGCCAATCTAAATAACCGTAAAATAATactttgagggacacctgggtggctcagtcagtggcgtatctgactttggctcaggtcatgatctcacagttcatgttagtgtggagcctgcttagaattctctttctctctctctctctccctctctcaaaataaataggtaagttaaaaaaataaaataaaagagtactTTGACTATATACTGTAAGGCTGAAGATGAAAAGAATGATATACAAATATTCTTCTATAGCTAATAAACCTGTTTTTACAGGGGTATGGCTTAATAATTGTAAAACCACTTTATGTTATATTAGGactaagcaaataagtaaatatattacaAACAGTGAGAGCTAGGTTTTCTTACTGTTAGAGAAAGGAGTTACAAATAAGCACAAAGGAAGGCAAGAATGAAACTTGTGGTGTTGGACTGGAAGTGAAGGTATCATGGCTTTAAATATGTATACAGACagacataaaaatgaacacagagtGTGTGTTTTCATCTACGAgtagacatacatatatatcctagTTCTAGCCACCAAGAGGGCCCAGAAGCAATGACACCCCAGCAGGAATGAGTACACCCAGCATTCAaatcttgttttttaagtatattctccaataaaagaaaccagcattctttagagaaatggttgattccagGGCGGGGGAAGGGAATGCACAAGATGACTCTACAGCACCTTATGTTGTCAAAGAGTACTCAAAAAAATGATAGAAGCATGTCAAAAAGGCACAGGGGCCCACTGCAAAGAGCTCTTGATGGCCAAATCGGGAACAATTTGagccaaaaaatgaataataatagcaCTGGATTATACACCTACAataaaatatccatgagtccatactgatataaatagattaagagaaaaaaaggacgTATTTTCTCACAGAATTTCAATTAATAATTTATGGAAGAAGTAATGGAAACACAAACCATCATTAGGCAAACAACCATAATAATAACTGTTGCAGGCAAGAGTCACTGACGGATGCTACAGCAAGTGGGCAGAGGTATGATAAGACACAGGGTAGTTGCACAGTGTCACTATCCCAACAAAATGTTCACtaattacaaagaggaaaactgTAATTTTGCCTTGGAGAAAACTGGACAATACACCCtaatcaagtgatcaaagttaTCACTGGTAAAAAAGACACATCAACATCATATACCTCCTAATATGGTACATTGAGAAAGGCAAACACTGCTTCAGTGGTAATCTTGACAAAAACATATAACTTTCAATCTAATCTTGAGCAAACACTAGACAAATCCATATTAGGGATATTCCACAAAACAACGAGCCTGttctcttcaaaagtgtcaagagCACAAAAGATCAATAAAGCCAGAAGGATGATAACAGATGGGAAGAGACCAAGGAGACTCAGTAAAGAGAATTAAATGTGAGATCTTGATGGGATCCTATGTTAttggttatgtaagatgttggCATTAGGGGAAGCCAGGTAAAGagcatatgggaactctgtactctGTACTAATTTTGCAATGACTcagtaagtctaaaattatttccaaataaaaagatttttgaaaaaggaatataggggtgtcttggtggctcagtcagttaagcttctgactcttgatttcagctcaggtcatggtctcacggtttgtgagttcgagtcctgtgttggattctgtctctccctctctctgcccttgccctgcttatgtgctctctctctcaaaataaatggaaacatttaaaagaaagaaatatatatttgtgaaacaagaaaaaatatttattggtctCTGCCCTCAGTTCCTGCTAATACTCAGTCTCTGAACCTGGTTCCTGATAGAGAGTTCCTAAAACACCTACTAATTTTCTGAGTAATACCAGTATTTGGACAGAGTTcataaatcccttggaatttcctgggtgataggagtatcttttgttttgatgaggtaaTACTCTGTGGGCTCCTCGGTGGGCTAGCCACTGGCAAAACCAAGCCTTGATTAGAAGCTTTGAACTTTCAGACACATTCCCCATTCTctagagagggaaaggggctagGGATagttaatcaatcatgcctatgtgatgaaGCCTCTATAAAAGTCCCAAAATTATGGGGTTCAGAGAGTATATATATGTGCCAAGAGGGTGATACACCTCCAACTCCACAGGGATAGGAGCTCCTATGCTGGGGACTCTTCTAGACCTCACTCTGTATTTCTTCATCTGGTTGTTCATCTGCAGATTTTATTATATCCTTTATAACAAACCAGTAAACACGTtgccctgagttctgtgagccatgcTAGCAAATTACCTAAACCAGGGAGGGGAGCATGGGAACTCCAATTTTTAGCCCAGTCAGTCAGAAGTACAGATGACAACCTGGGACTTGTGACTGGCACCTGAAATTGGAACAGTGTCAGGACtgaattaaattgtaggacacgCAGATGGTGTTAGAAAATTAGTCTGTGTGGGAAAAACccacacatctggtgtcagaagtgttaaGTGTGTAGTAGTATGtgagtaaaagaaaacacaagagttTTTCCTAGACCATATTGCTTgtatttgcattaaaaaacacTGGAAGGACACACAAGAAACCGGTAAGAATGGCTACCATGGATACAGGCTAGAACAAGGATGGGGTGAGAGTGAGATATCTCaatgtttattatcattttgaCTTCTGAACAAGAATATATTATCTATTCCAAttaaatttttagtttaaaacaaaacaaaataataacgcCTTTAACCTACACAATGTCAAACTATAAAACTGATGATTTTAGGAGAGTATCTGCTAGATAAGACTAGCAAACCTTATCAatcagttaacaaatatttatgtctaATTCCCTACACCGATCAACACAGTGAAAGCAAACGGACTACAATATCATAAGATACATACCACTGTACAAAATTCACATTTAAACTGAAATTTAGATAACCACATACTTTAGCCTGTGGCAGTAAAAAAGTAGCAATGAGTCTGAAACAAAAAAGGATGCTCTGATACTCAAGAACAGGATCCAACTCCTTGGACACCAGTAGGACTGGTTTTTAGACCAAATAAAAGGTATCCACTTCCACGAATTGACATTTTCTTATAATATATGACATTCCCCTCATGAGTCAAAGCCCTAGGCCAAATCTAAACTATCTTTCTTGATACCATGGAGAGTAATAGGTCCTTAGCTCTAACCTTAATCTTTACTCGTATATCCTCCCAAGCCCTTCCCATGACTACCCCATAGTCATATACTCCTTATCTCCTCTTGGCCAAATATGTTCCTTTGGTCTATGATCTATTTTAAACCAAAGGCTTCTAAGCTACATTCTATAACCCTGAGAAGTACACTTGGGGCCATGGAAGGAATGATAAAAGTATCAAGGAGAAGGCCAAGTAGGCAAAGTTTTGGGCTCACTACCCCTAGTTACATACAGaaactccatttttaattttttttttaatatttatttttgagagagagagagacagacagagcatgagcaggggaggggcagagagagaatgagacacagaatccgaagcagctccaagctctgagctatcagcagatagcccaacatgggactcaagctcacaaactacaagatcatgaccttggctgaagttggacacttacccagctgaaccacctaggcaccccagcgACTCTATTTTAAGTTATTCTACATATTggtgttttatataattttcatttgggaaaaaaaagtgggtggggagaggagttCTGTTGctagaaaaacaaactgaaatccTTTATCTAAACTAAATATAAACTACTACATACAAATTAACAAAGTGGAAACAGAGACTAACAAAAGACTAACAAAAAACTAACAAAGTGGAAACAAAGACTAACAAAAAAGACGAATCTGGAATTCGGATTCCCTCCAGAAGCAGTTCAAAATTAAGAGGGTTCCTTAAGGAACTTCTGAAACAGACGGTCTCTCTAGGACCCATATGGATCCAAACACTGAAGCTGGATCAGACATACTCCATCTCTAAGAATTAAGAAGCAACATactgataaagaaattgtagtttatatacacaatggagtactatgtggcaatgaggaagaatgaaatatggccctttgtaacaaGGTGGacggaactggaaagtgttatgctaagtgaaataagccatacagagaaagacagataccatgttttcactcttatgtggatcctgagaaacttaacaggaacccatggggaggggaaggaaaaaaaaaaaaagagaggttagagtgggagagagccaaagcataagagactcttaaaaaatgagaacaaactgagggctaaaggggggtgggagggaggggagggtgggtgatgggtattgaagagggcatcttttgggatgcactgggtgttgtatggaaaccaatctgacaataaatttcatatattttttaaaaaataaaataaattaattaattaatttaaaaaaaaagaagcaacataCTGTTTATCATGTACTCAAGTGCATTTACTTTTCCGTATGTACTAAGCACAACATCAGACATGGTTCAAAATTAATGCAAGTTTCTACTTTACCTTCCGGTCATCAGGCACCAAATCCTGAAGCACCTTCCTCTTAGGCCATTCCTTGGCCAGTTCAGCAGAAGCCAGCTCCTGCAGGTGGTACACAGCTATCTTGGCAGAACGCCTCTGAACTCGACCCCCACTCTTTGGCTCCAGGCTCATCTCCTTTAAGCACTCTGGCTGTCCTGACTCTGGAAAGAATGAGATCTGCAAGAATGAGACATAGCAAAACACAGGCCTGAGAAGTGGCTTCCATCAAAGCCAATGATTAAGGGCTATCCTTCCTGCTCTAAGTATCAAAAGCTCTTCACTGGCTTGCTAACCACTAGCATAAAGCTCTACCACCTTCATGCGTATTTTGCGGATATAAAAAATTTCTTAGAGTAAAGTCTGTTCTATTTTAATAAGTAAAGGTCAAGACATAGCCATGTGCAAAGACATGAACCTCAACCCATTCCTACCTCATACTacctataaaaattaactcaaaacgaAATGTAAACCATgtaactataaaacttctagaagaaacaaAGGGAGGACATTTTTGTAATCCTAGGTGTAATGGTTTTTTGATGTGTCACCCTGGCTAGGCTACAGTCATCAGTTATTCAATTAAACGCTAATCTATGTGCTGCTGTGAAGGACTTTGTAGATCTAATTAAAGTCCagaatcagttgactttaagtaagaGAGGTGTGACAGAAGAAAAGGCAGGAGAGATTCAGAGTGTGAGAGAGACTCGATACTGCTGCTGACTTGAAGAGGAAGGGACCACAAGCCAGGGAACATAGATGGCCTTCAGAACCCGAGAACAACTCTCGGCCTACAGCAACCAAGGAAATGAGGTCCTACAACTAACTGCATGGAACTCAAGTCTTAATTTTAACGAGCCtcaaaacagattctccccttgAGCCTCCAAAAAGGAACAGTCCTACTGACACTTTGATGCCAGCCTGGTGAGGTCCTACACAGGGGAGCCAGCTGAGCTGTGCTATCCCTGGACTTCGGGCCTAATACACTGAAACAATACAGTTGTGTTATTTAGGCCATTAATTctgtggtgatttttttaaaatgtcttattttctgagagagagacaagagtgtgagtggggaaggggcagagagagaggaagacacagaatcagaagcaggctccaggctctgtgctgacagctcagatgcAGCActggaacccaagaactgtgagatcatgacctgagccaaagtcagacactcaaccgactgagccacccaggcccccttgtgattttttatagcagcaatagaaaatcgggttggggggtgcctgggtggctcagttcatgatctcacagttcatgagttcaagccccgtatctggccctgtgctgacagctcagagcctggagcttgtttcagattctgtgt
This window encodes:
- the LOC125918184 gene encoding zinc finger protein 512-like, which encodes GVEKRWEEILIVTDWIAKVICWASSFCLVSGRKQRPKTQPNPKSQARRIRKEPPAYAAGSLEEQWYLEIVDKGSVSCPTCQAVGRKTIEGLKKHMETCKQEMFTCHHCGKQLRSLAGMKYHVMANHNSLPILKAGDEIDEPSERERLRTVLKRLGKLRCMRESCSSSFTSIMGYLYHVRKCGKGAAELEEMTLKCHHCGKPYKSKAGLAYHLRSEHGPISFFPESGQPECLKEMSLEPKSGGRVQRRSAKIAVYHLQELASAELAKEWPKRKVLQDLVPDDRKLKYTRPGLPTFSQEVLHKWKSDIKKYHRIQCPNQGCEAVYSSVSGLKAHLGSCTLGNFVAGKYKCLLCQKEFVSESGVKYHINSVHAEVRSLLFPSCFCNPWNPYMCPKKGGICVLCWARTAKESSLKVVTGDIGVKILCKIRCIIIFSMKAFVVSISLSILELF